A region of the Candidatus Hydrogenedentota bacterium genome:
ATTGAAATCCCAAGACGAATCCCGCTCAACCAGATGCTTTTTTCCGTGGGAGCATTCTGCCCGTCTCGGGCGTGATTGTCAACCTTGCAACGGGGCCCGGACGTGACGCCGGGCCCCGGGGATTTCGGCGTGAAGCGGTTGATCGTTCAGTTCTCCGCGATCAGGCGGGAAAGGCGTCGCTCGCACTGAATCATGGCGCGGACCGTGTGGTAGTTGATCTTCCATGCGTGCCCCATGTAGTCCCAGAGCCGGACGTTGTTCTCGTCGAAAAGGGGATACCATTCGCCGACCTTATGGTTGATCACGTGGTCCATCACGAAGCGGTGCACGTTCTCATACCCGTCGAGGTACTTGTCTTCGCCGTAGAGCAGGCAGCCGTCCAGCATGCCCACCATGGTCTCCGCCTGCTGCCAGAACTCCTTGTTCCGCTCGCGCGCCGGGCCGTCCGTGGGGCCTTCGCAATAGACGCCGCCCCGCTCCCAGTCGATGCCATAGGTCAGGCAGTGATCGTAGAGCTTCTTCATCGGCTCGCGATAGGCGTCCACGTCCAGCCCCAGGATGTCGATGGAGTGCTTCAGAAGCCAGCCGAACTCCACGTTGTGGCCGAAGCTCGTGTTGTTCATCGGGCGGCCCTCGTCTTCATCCACGTCCCGGTCCGAGCCCCACACGTTCTTGAAGATGATGGCGCGCAGCGGTTTCCAGTCCAGAGAGAACTGGGCGATGCCCGTGCCCGAGGGCTGGTGCATCATGTATTTGAAGAGCAGGTCGATGACGTAGCAGGCGTCTTCCTTGTACTTCTCTTCGCCCGTGGCCTCATAGAGGTTGGTGAAGGCTTCCATCAGGTGCATGTGCACGTCAAAGGACTTGCGATCACCGCCGTAGACGCCCGGCTGCTTCGGCGACCAGTCTTCCTCCATGAATTCCAGGAAGCCGCCGTTTACCGTATCCGCCGCGCGGCTGGTAAGGCATTTGTAGGTCTCAACGGCCATCTCCAGCGCGCGCTCGTCGCCCGAGGCCATCGCGTACTCGCTCAGCGCATAAATCGCGAAGGAATGGCCATAGGTCAACTTGCTCCGGTTATCCGGCGCGCCCTCCCGGGTGGTCGTCCAATACCAGCCCGTGTAGTCATTGTCCCAGAAATGATTGATCAGGAAATCCACGCCCTGGCGCGCGATCTCCAGGAACTTGCCGTCGCCCAGATTCGCCCGATGGGCCGAGGCGGCGGAGTAGATCATCCGGGTTTGACACACCAGTGTTTTCGTGCCCTCACCCGTGGGATTGCCGTCCTTGTCCAGATACGTCAGGAAACCACCATACTCATGGTCGGTGCCATGGGTAAGCCAGAAGGGGATAAGTTCATTGAAAAGGTGATCCTGGACTTCCTGGATCAGGGGAGTAAGGCGTTCTTTGTTCATTGGAAGGAACCTCGCGAGCAACTCGCACTTGTAGAGCTAAGCATGGTGGGGGTACCGATTGCGGCCCCGGATCATGACAAATAACGGGGGGGAAAGACAAATGGACAATGGACAATGGACAATGGACAATGGACAATGGACAATGGACAATGGACAATGGACAATGGACAATGGACAATGGACAATGGACAATGGACAATGGACAATGGACAATGGACAATGGACAATGGACAATGGCTGGACCTCGCTGTCAACCCGACCCATAAGACCCATACGACCCATACGACCCATCTACCCCGACGACACGTCTCGTTTCCAATACGCCATCGCGATCCACAGCCCGAAGGGCAAGGTCAAAAAAAACTGCGAGATCGCGGTGGCGGCTTCGCTGTTCTCCGCGAGGGCCACGCCGAATCGCAGTGCGATCACCACATAGAAAGCGTGGCCCGCGACCAGAATCGCCGCGCCGGCGAGGGCACTGGTCACTCGCCGACGCCACGCCATTGCCGGTGTTGCGATCACGAGCGCGAGAAAAGGTGGCAGGTTGGTGATGAGGAGCGCGAACTTCATGCTCCGTTCGCGCTCACCCACAAAGAAGATCAGCAGGCTCTCCGTGTTGAATATACCGTGAACCTCCACATGGCCCGCGAGGATCGGCATGCCGAGGCCCCACTTCAATACGGTGCCGCAGACCTGCACCAGCAGCCAGCCATAGCCGGGCAGGGAAAGCCACCACAGGGGCGCGAGCACAAGGAGCGCCACGCAGAACTTCGCGCCGAAAGCCATCAGCATACGCCAGGGTAAGGGTTGGCTCATCCGGCGCCGCGCTCCCGGCCCAGTTCCGCCCAGGCCATCCAGACGATCACCACGAAGATGACATAGCCCGCCTGCCACACGTACTCGTGCACGAAGTTGAACCATTCGCCGCTCTTGTCCAGGGCGCCCAGGCAGGCGAGGCACGCGAGACGGGCGATGTTCACCAGATACATCAGCGGCAGTCCAAGCGCAACGCCCCAGGCGCGATGTCGCCACGTCGCGGGAAAGGCCATCACGGCGGCACAGAAAATGGCCATTACTTCGATCGCACCGCACGAGGGTACTACGATGAACGTGAAAGAAGCGCCGGGACTCCATGTAAAGTTTACGCGGGGGCCGTTTTCACCGTCGCGGGGGCGGGGCAATGCGCGGGCGCGCCAGGACTCCCAGGGGCTCAGGTTCTCCGCCCGGTATTTTTCCATCACGGCTTCGTCACCGACGAAGTCTAAGATCCAGGCGGTATGGCGCGCCACCGCGAACAAATACCAGTCGTTCGCCACGGTGTCGA
Encoded here:
- a CDS encoding AGE family epimerase/isomerase, with amino-acid sequence MNKERLTPLIQEVQDHLFNELIPFWLTHGTDHEYGGFLTYLDKDGNPTGEGTKTLVCQTRMIYSAASAHRANLGDGKFLEIARQGVDFLINHFWDNDYTGWYWTTTREGAPDNRSKLTYGHSFAIYALSEYAMASGDERALEMAVETYKCLTSRAADTVNGGFLEFMEEDWSPKQPGVYGGDRKSFDVHMHLMEAFTNLYEATGEEKYKEDACYVIDLLFKYMMHQPSGTGIAQFSLDWKPLRAIIFKNVWGSDRDVDEDEGRPMNNTSFGHNVEFGWLLKHSIDILGLDVDAYREPMKKLYDHCLTYGIDWERGGVYCEGPTDGPARERNKEFWQQAETMVGMLDGCLLYGEDKYLDGYENVHRFVMDHVINHKVGEWYPLFDENNVRLWDYMGHAWKINYHTVRAMIQCERRLSRLIAEN